A region of Paraburkholderia sp. BL23I1N1 DNA encodes the following proteins:
- a CDS encoding DUF4148 domain-containing protein, whose product MKSLIKAVVIVASLAASATVFAQSNSRITREQVRAELVQLQQAGYRVGDGDEAHYPDAIQAAEARIAAQNSNMSGYGGSVAGTSQSGRPAVSSADWNAMYSR is encoded by the coding sequence ATGAAGTCTTTGATCAAGGCCGTCGTTATCGTTGCTTCGCTTGCTGCCTCGGCCACCGTTTTTGCGCAATCGAATTCCCGTATCACGCGCGAGCAGGTGCGTGCCGAACTGGTTCAACTTCAGCAGGCGGGTTATCGCGTCGGTGACGGCGACGAAGCGCATTATCCCGACGCGATCCAGGCCGCGGAAGCACGGATTGCCGCGCAAAACAGCAACATGAGCGGCTACGGCGGCAGCGTTGCAGGGACATCGCAGAGCGGACGCCCGGCGGTTTCCTCTGCCGACTGGAATGCGATGTATAGCCGCTAA
- a CDS encoding porin, whose product MKKISAAVAAFAALAATAAHAQSSVTLYGLIDAGVMYTNNVKKGGSQGALVQATSGNINGSRFGLRGGEDLGGGMKAIFVLENGYNVQNGKLGQNNRMFGRQAFAGLSSTQFGTLTLGRQYDSLVDFVAPLSGTAGTFGDTGFAHPFDNDNLNHSVRISNAVKYTSVNYGGLKFGGLYAFSNNTGFAINRAYSAGVSYSNGPFKAAAGYLQINGSNSTTNTGGAVDLAESTANGTVGFQLGADVQRTAGAALSYGFGPVTTGFVYTHSQFQNTASFGATHGSMRFNNFEVNGKYAVTPALSLGASYTYTNAHVGGTSTFGTDPKWNQVNLQAVYALSLRTDVYAEAMVQHVSGEGYTAFINTAGGASSTGNQVVGTVGLRTRF is encoded by the coding sequence GTGAAAAAGATTTCCGCCGCAGTCGCGGCGTTCGCAGCACTTGCCGCTACCGCGGCGCACGCACAAAGTTCGGTCACGCTGTATGGCCTCATTGACGCGGGCGTGATGTATACCAACAACGTCAAGAAGGGCGGCTCGCAGGGCGCGCTCGTTCAGGCGACGAGCGGCAATATCAACGGCAGCCGCTTCGGCTTGCGCGGCGGCGAGGATCTCGGCGGCGGCATGAAGGCCATCTTCGTGCTTGAAAACGGCTACAACGTGCAGAACGGCAAGCTCGGCCAGAACAACCGCATGTTCGGCCGCCAGGCATTTGCCGGCCTGAGCAGCACGCAATTCGGCACGCTTACGCTCGGTCGCCAGTACGACTCGCTCGTCGACTTCGTCGCGCCGCTATCGGGCACGGCCGGCACCTTCGGCGATACAGGCTTCGCCCATCCGTTCGACAACGACAACCTGAATCACTCGGTACGGATCAGCAACGCCGTCAAGTACACAAGCGTGAACTACGGCGGGCTGAAGTTCGGCGGCCTCTACGCGTTTTCGAACAACACCGGCTTTGCGATCAATCGTGCTTATAGCGCGGGGGTGAGCTATAGCAACGGTCCGTTCAAGGCGGCCGCGGGCTACCTGCAGATCAACGGTTCCAACTCGACGACGAACACGGGCGGCGCGGTCGATCTCGCGGAATCGACGGCCAATGGCACGGTCGGTTTCCAGCTTGGCGCGGATGTTCAGCGCACGGCCGGGGCGGCATTGAGCTACGGCTTCGGGCCGGTGACGACGGGTTTTGTCTACACGCATAGCCAGTTTCAGAATACGGCGTCGTTCGGTGCGACGCATGGGTCCATGCGTTTCAACAACTTCGAAGTGAATGGCAAGTACGCGGTGACGCCTGCACTAAGCCTCGGTGCTTCGTACACATACACGAACGCGCATGTTGGCGGCACGTCGACATTTGGCACCGATCCGAAGTGGAATCAGGTGAATCTGCAGGCCGTCTATGCGTTGTCGCTGCGCACGGACGTGTACGCCGAGGCGATGGTTCAGCACGTGAGCGGTGAGGGCTACACCGCCTTCATCAATACGGCGGGCGGCGCGTCTTCGACCGGTAACCAGGTGGTGGGTACGGTGGGCTTGCGCACGCGCTTCTGA
- a CDS encoding lipocalin-like domain-containing protein has protein sequence MKPTQQFLAAIVLALMAFCAPVPNAVAQAADSLVGSWSLVSLTVAKSGNEAELLGPHPQGQLIFGNDGRYVLLVLSADLPKFTSGDRQQGTPEENAKVARGHVAHFGTYTVDTAAHVIVFHIRKSTFPNWDADVQRRPFTLDGNRLTYITPGAFGYGSSKVVWQRMK, from the coding sequence ATGAAACCAACGCAGCAGTTTCTCGCCGCCATCGTACTGGCGCTCATGGCATTCTGCGCGCCAGTGCCAAATGCTGTTGCTCAGGCGGCGGACAGCCTCGTGGGATCGTGGTCGCTCGTCTCGCTGACGGTGGCGAAGAGCGGCAACGAAGCAGAATTGCTCGGCCCGCATCCGCAAGGGCAACTCATCTTCGGGAACGACGGCCGCTACGTGCTGCTCGTGCTGAGTGCCGACCTGCCGAAATTCACGTCGGGGGACCGGCAGCAAGGCACGCCGGAAGAGAACGCGAAGGTCGCCCGCGGCCACGTCGCGCATTTCGGCACGTATACCGTGGACACGGCGGCGCACGTTATCGTCTTTCACATCAGGAAGAGCACCTTTCCGAACTGGGACGCCGACGTTCAGCGCCGCCCATTTACGCTCGACGGCAACCGGCTGACGTACATCACGCCGGGTGCCTTCGGCTATGGATCGTCGAAAGTCGTGTGGCAACGCATGAAATAG
- a CDS encoding MDR family MFS transporter yields the protein MSRSPQSSRPLVIAAVMASMAMVAIEATIVSTAMPQIVAQLGDLHLYSWVFSSFLLTQTAMTVVFGKLADLYGRKPVMLAGIAIFLLGSVLAGFAWSMPAMIVFRLIQGIGAGAIQPVTLTIVADLYPARERGKVQGYLASVWAISAVVGPMVGGFIIHNLSWAWIFWMNVPIGLASAAGFIAFLRESERHARPSIDFAGAALFMAAIAALMMALTYAGDDDMARASLAGAAFALCLLLFVFQERRAAEPMISFALWSRRPIAACNAATVLSGMILMGATTFLPMYVQGVLHRSPVVAGLALTMMMVGWPAGATLAAKSFHRIGLRRILIGGSAFVPLGAFLLMFLQPGGSPLVAAFGSLIMGFGMGTSSVSSLVLIQEIVEMNERGSATASNLFSRNLGSTLGATLFGAVLNFGLSHSKDVAVVTSDQLKALLQNHVASLADSDMIRMVLHQSLHLTFISIFAIAIFVVVLLGFVPAVNIGPAKKVPLETLSPLED from the coding sequence ATGTCCCGCAGCCCGCAATCGTCGCGTCCTTTAGTCATTGCCGCAGTCATGGCCTCAATGGCGATGGTCGCCATCGAAGCCACCATCGTGTCCACCGCCATGCCGCAGATCGTCGCGCAACTCGGCGATCTGCATCTGTATAGCTGGGTCTTTTCATCGTTCCTGCTAACGCAAACCGCCATGACCGTGGTCTTCGGCAAGCTCGCCGATCTCTATGGGCGCAAGCCGGTCATGCTCGCCGGCATCGCGATCTTTCTGCTCGGCTCGGTGTTGGCCGGCTTCGCCTGGTCGATGCCCGCCATGATCGTGTTCCGCCTGATTCAAGGCATCGGCGCGGGCGCGATCCAGCCGGTCACGCTCACCATCGTCGCCGATCTCTATCCGGCGCGCGAACGCGGCAAGGTGCAGGGTTATCTTGCCAGCGTGTGGGCCATTTCAGCGGTGGTCGGGCCAATGGTCGGCGGCTTCATCATTCACAACCTCTCGTGGGCGTGGATCTTCTGGATGAACGTACCGATCGGCCTTGCCTCCGCAGCCGGCTTCATCGCGTTCCTGCGCGAATCGGAGCGGCATGCGCGTCCGTCGATCGACTTCGCGGGCGCGGCGCTGTTCATGGCGGCCATCGCGGCTCTGATGATGGCACTGACTTACGCCGGCGACGACGACATGGCCCGTGCCTCGCTCGCAGGCGCCGCGTTCGCACTGTGCCTGTTGCTGTTCGTATTCCAGGAGCGCCGCGCGGCCGAGCCGATGATCTCGTTCGCGCTCTGGAGCCGCCGGCCGATTGCCGCGTGCAATGCCGCAACCGTGCTGTCCGGCATGATCCTGATGGGTGCCACCACCTTCCTGCCGATGTATGTTCAGGGCGTGCTGCACCGCTCGCCGGTGGTCGCCGGTCTGGCACTCACGATGATGATGGTGGGCTGGCCGGCGGGCGCGACGCTCGCGGCGAAATCGTTTCACCGCATCGGCTTGCGGCGCATTCTGATCGGCGGCAGCGCGTTCGTGCCGCTCGGCGCGTTCCTGCTCATGTTCCTGCAGCCTGGCGGCTCGCCGCTCGTCGCGGCGTTCGGCTCGCTCATCATGGGCTTCGGCATGGGCACATCGAGTGTCAGTTCGCTGGTGCTGATTCAGGAAATCGTCGAGATGAACGAGCGCGGCAGCGCCACCGCGTCGAATCTCTTTTCGCGCAATCTCGGCAGCACGCTGGGCGCGACCCTGTTCGGCGCGGTGCTCAACTTCGGGCTCAGTCACTCGAAGGACGTCGCCGTGGTCACCTCGGATCAATTGAAAGCGTTGCTGCAGAATCACGTGGCGAGTCTCGCCGACAGCGACATGATCCGCATGGTGTTGCATCAGTCGCTGCATCTGACCTTCATCTCGATCTTTGCGATTGCGATTTTTGTGGTCGTGCTGCTGGGCTTCGTGCCCGCAGTCAATATCGGGCCGGCGAAGAAGGTCCCGCTGGAAACGTTGTCGCCGCTTGAGGACTGA
- a CDS encoding DUF1488 domain-containing protein produces MRIEFTGRREVVAAARVAFEANVDGTDVWCSVSLDALNDHFGNEGPSAHNLVGTFEANRARIENATRRVLEKNGGKSVELETGDFN; encoded by the coding sequence ATGAGGATCGAATTCACCGGACGCCGTGAAGTGGTGGCAGCGGCGCGCGTCGCCTTCGAAGCCAATGTCGATGGGACTGACGTCTGGTGCAGCGTGTCGCTGGATGCGCTGAACGACCATTTCGGCAACGAGGGTCCATCGGCCCACAATCTGGTCGGGACCTTTGAAGCCAATCGCGCGCGGATTGAAAATGCTACGCGCCGGGTCCTCGAAAAAAATGGGGGAAAATCCGTGGAACTCGAAACCGGGGATTTCAACTGA